In Musa acuminata AAA Group cultivar baxijiao chromosome BXJ2-10, Cavendish_Baxijiao_AAA, whole genome shotgun sequence, a genomic segment contains:
- the LOC135624711 gene encoding GDSL esterase/lipase At1g54790-like yields MAAALTSVFAAVCAFCLLSLASAVDFNYPAVFNFGDSNSDTGDLVAAGIGEPLLPPNGQTYFSRPAGRFCDGRLIIDFLMDAMDMPLLNAYLDSIGAPIFHKGCNFAAAGSTILPATANSISPFSFGVQVAQFFKFKDRVLQLLAKGKKFKKYIPQADYFSRGLYMFDIGQNDLAGAFYYKTEDQVIASIPTILLEFENGLKKLYEQGARRFWIHNTGPLGCLAQNIAFFAKDPSKLDEIGCVSSHNQAARLFNLQLHALCTKLQGVFGDASITYIDVFSIKFNLIANYSRYGFENPITACCGYGGLPLNYDSRISCGQTKVLDGGSVTAKACDDTAEYVNWDGIHYTEAANHHVSSQILTGKFADPPFADKMPFALKLKF; encoded by the exons ATGGCGGCTGCTCTTACTTCCGTCTTCGCCGCAGTCTGCGCCTTCTGCCTCCTCTCGCTGGCCTCGGCCGTGGACTTCAATTACCCGGCCGTCTTCAACTTCGGGGACTCCAACTCCGACACGGGAGACCTCGTTGCCGCCGGCATCGGGGAACCCCTCCTGCCGCCGAATGGGCAGACCTACTTCTCCAGGCCGGCCGGGAGGTTCTGCGACGGCCGCCTCATCATTGACTTCCTCA TGGATGCTATGGATATGCCGCTGCTTAATGCATATTTGGATTCGATTGGTGCACCAATCTTTCACAAAGGTTGCAACTTTGCTGCAGCTGGATCTACTATTCTTCCAGCAACAGCAAATTCGATCAGCCCGTTCTCTTTCGGGGTGCAGGTTGCTCAATTCTTTAAGTTCAAAGACAGAGTTCTTCAGTTACTAGCCAAAG GCAAAAAGTTCAAAAAGTACATTCCCCAAGCAGATTACTTTAGTCGAGGGCTTTACATGTTTGATATTGGCCAAAATGATCTTGCTGGTGCATTCTATTACAAAACCGAGGACCAAGTCATTGCTTCTATTCCAACAATATTGTTGGAATTTGAAAATGGATTAAAG AAATTATATGAACAAGGTGCCAGGAGATTCTGGATTCATAATACTGGTCCACTTGGGTGCTTAGCTCAAAACATAGCCTTTTTTGCCAAGGATCCATCAAAGCTTGATGAGATCGGATGTGTAAGCTCTCACAATCAAGCTGCTAGGCTTTTCAATTTACAGCTTCATGCACTTTGCACGAAGCTGCAAGGTGTATTCGGGGATGCTTCTATAACCTACATCGATGTGTTCTCCATAAAATTCAACCTCATAGCAAACTATTCTCGTTATG GTTTTGAGAATCCAATAACTGCATGCTGTGGGTATGGTGGACTGCCTTTAAACTATGATAGTCGAATCTCTTGCGGACAAACAAAGGTTCTGGACGGAGGCTCGGTGACGGCTAAAGCATGCGATGACACCGCGGAATATGTTAATTGGGATGGCATACACTATACGGAGGCTGCGAATCATCATGTATCATCTCAAATACTCACTGGGAAATTTGCCGACCCACCATTCGCAGACAAGATGCCATTTGCTCTGAAACTAAAGTTTTAG
- the LOC135624710 gene encoding protein PALE CRESS, chloroplastic-like, producing MEASVLAPRVPFLLRPPPPPRPSARPIGLSSCRPALRLKSPWFAAAQKNAEEAVGAGDGEHAGLPGEFNDDEWQARQREKTKEWHAYRQKEEEEEKRKTNEYREIGMRLKGYPEEEVRKARKLVSSFIRSAEEVEEKIEEAAEKGELTELVLMVIWNRLDLARKDDEKDVIRSLDLLYRRIETEILKRESTPAMRLLNDLLNLHDGFDDEGWLKKCRKCMIDMFPREDPFSMLVPSGFDMENHQGHIGLPPEDDDVLLRVDFVREVDLLLQEVRAEQQNFQPPEGFDPEAVAARLRQQEKQTTIQLVEALLELAISLKW from the exons ATGGAAGCCAGCGTGTTGGCGCCGCGTGTTCCCTTCCTCTTgcgcccgccgccgccgccaagaCCGTCAGCCCGACCGATCGGTCTCAGCTCATGTCGGCCCGCTCTCAGACTCAAATCACCTTGGTTCGCAG CTGCGCAGAAGAACGCGGAAGAAGCGGTTGGCGCGGGGGATGGTGAGCACGCTGGCCTCCCGGGGGAGTTTAATGACGAT GAGTGGCAAGCACGCCAACGAGAAAAAACAAAAGAGTGGCATGCTTACCGacagaaggaggaagaagaagaaaagagaaagaccAACGAATATCGGGAAATAGGCATGCGCTTAAAGGGATACCCTGAGGAAGAAGTTCGCAAAGCAAGGAAGTTAGTTTCATCTTTTATAAGATCAGCCGAAGAAGTTGAAGAG AAAATTGAGGAGGCTGCTGAAAAAGGAGAACTTACAGAACTTGTTCTTATGGTCATTTGGAATCGGCTTGATCTTGCTCGAAAAGAT GATGAAAAGGATGTGATTAGAAGCCTAGACCTGTTGTACAGAAGGATAGAG ACAGAGATTTTGAAGAGGGAATCTACACCTGCTATGAGATTGCTCAATGACCTCCTGAATCTCCATGATGGATTTGATGATGAAGGGTGGCTTAAGAAATGCAGGAAGTGCATGATCGACATGTTCCCAAGAGAAGATCCTTTCAGCATGCTAGTGCCTTCTGGGTTCGACATGGAAAAT CATCAGGGCCACATAGGACTACCACCCGAGGATGATGATGTTCTACTAAGGGTTGATTTTGTCAGAGAGGTTGATTTGCTATTGCAAGAGGTCCGAGCCGAACAGCAAAATTTCCAACCTCCAGAGGGATTCGATCCTGAAGCAGTTGCAGCCAGATTGAGGCAGCAGGAGAAGCAGACGACTATTCAACTAGTAGAGGCACTGCTGGAGTTGGCAATTTCATTGAAGTGGTGA